A genomic stretch from Edaphobacter aggregans includes:
- a CDS encoding tetratricopeptide repeat protein — MNRLRVAIVAVIALSVCAPASRAQLVDKPNTAPANAQQNLLQLRQMIDRGHAAEALKQLDTLAMQHPVPAGADTVRGLALYSQNRFVEADAAFASALKLDAHDEEATQMRGLTLFRLGKPTDAIPLLEAEHNWTSQTKVDPNYVLALCYLDTRRYDDARHAFAMQYGFGPDSASAYLLAARMLLRREYVPVAQAFARKALELDPQLPLAHALLGEVALAGQHLDDAIAEFEKERTRNPLDGGVYDRLGDAYTRAGDYTKAQQALQQALLLEPNSTGPYILLGKVLLKRQDPVGAVMYLERAEKMDPTNYMTHSLLGQAYRALGRTEDASRETQMAQKIQSASEPKIETVH, encoded by the coding sequence ATGAACCGTTTGCGCGTAGCCATCGTTGCTGTTATCGCTCTGTCCGTTTGCGCGCCCGCATCGCGCGCGCAATTGGTGGACAAACCGAACACGGCACCTGCGAACGCGCAGCAAAATCTCCTCCAGCTACGCCAGATGATCGACCGGGGACACGCCGCCGAAGCCCTGAAACAGCTCGACACATTGGCCATGCAGCATCCCGTACCTGCGGGCGCTGATACAGTCAGGGGTTTGGCCCTTTATTCTCAGAATCGCTTCGTTGAAGCTGACGCCGCGTTTGCAAGCGCGTTGAAACTGGACGCACATGACGAAGAAGCAACACAGATGCGCGGGCTCACGTTGTTCCGTCTCGGTAAACCAACAGATGCGATCCCACTGCTCGAGGCGGAGCATAACTGGACGTCGCAGACGAAGGTCGACCCGAACTATGTGCTGGCGCTGTGTTACCTTGATACGCGCCGTTACGACGACGCCAGGCATGCCTTTGCTATGCAGTATGGCTTTGGACCGGACTCGGCGTCGGCATACTTGCTCGCTGCGCGAATGTTGTTGCGCCGGGAATATGTTCCGGTGGCACAGGCGTTTGCCAGAAAAGCGCTCGAACTTGATCCTCAACTTCCCCTCGCACATGCCCTGCTCGGTGAAGTTGCGCTCGCGGGTCAGCATCTCGACGATGCGATTGCGGAGTTTGAAAAAGAACGCACTCGCAATCCGCTAGATGGAGGCGTTTATGACCGACTGGGGGATGCCTATACTCGCGCAGGAGACTATACGAAGGCGCAGCAAGCATTGCAGCAGGCTTTGCTCCTGGAGCCGAATTCGACTGGGCCATATATCTTGCTAGGCAAAGTACTACTGAAGCGGCAGGATCCCGTGGGCGCCGTCATGTATCTGGAACGAGCCGAAAAGATGGACCCCACTAATTACATGACACACAGTCTATTGGGACAGGCTTACCGAGCGTTAGGTAGAACAGAGGACGCCAGCCGAGAGACTCAAATGGCCCAGAAAATACAATCTGCAAGCGAACCAAAGATTGAGACGGTTCACTAA
- a CDS encoding ARPP-1 family domain-containing protein: MRKTRTVRLGAALMVVIAVLMTGQWTRVEAGGIDGGYRVLKPIQSGDLTLFPVVRTDGKASPADQFLTLDEGLKSGEVEVTEAGKVQGLVRSRGTATPWRYLGDQVNTLVLVNNSKRPLVLLAGEIVTGGKQDRVIAKDRIVPAGADPIDLSVFCIEHGRWTESSAKFGTTAKNATGSFMVQPSVRQQAMVAKDQQQVWNSVGGAISTMSVVAGPRPSVDANANVTVGGLVVTGPMHGNAPVFMDGRSALGTTSYAKAMQTEAVSAKVDDEAAGLVQSREQALATLRQEHAVGVVVAVRGEVIWADIFSNTELLARYWTKLVRSYAAEGLGSGVSHGTASIADAQRFLDAPSRGREDTEGEVGVYRYREVKAGGTDLFALEVLLPGTGYDIHVSKLKLKGPGWNTQP, from the coding sequence ATGCGGAAAACACGAACGGTGCGGTTAGGTGCGGCCTTGATGGTGGTTATTGCTGTCCTGATGACGGGACAGTGGACGCGAGTGGAGGCAGGGGGGATAGATGGTGGATATCGTGTCTTGAAGCCGATTCAGAGCGGAGATCTGACACTGTTCCCGGTGGTGCGGACGGACGGGAAGGCGTCGCCGGCAGACCAGTTTCTGACTCTCGATGAAGGTCTGAAGAGTGGAGAGGTGGAGGTAACAGAGGCAGGCAAGGTGCAAGGCCTCGTACGATCTCGCGGGACAGCGACGCCTTGGCGCTACTTAGGAGACCAGGTGAATACGCTGGTGCTGGTGAACAACTCAAAGCGCCCATTGGTGCTGCTCGCTGGAGAGATCGTAACGGGCGGCAAACAGGATCGGGTGATTGCGAAGGACAGGATCGTGCCGGCGGGTGCGGATCCTATTGATCTGTCCGTATTCTGCATCGAACATGGGCGCTGGACGGAGAGTTCGGCCAAGTTCGGCACGACCGCGAAGAACGCTACGGGAAGTTTTATGGTGCAGCCGTCCGTCCGGCAGCAAGCGATGGTGGCCAAGGACCAGCAGCAAGTGTGGAACTCTGTTGGAGGAGCGATTTCGACGATGTCTGTGGTTGCAGGTCCGCGACCATCAGTGGATGCAAATGCAAATGTGACTGTTGGTGGACTGGTTGTAACTGGACCAATGCATGGTAATGCGCCGGTATTTATGGATGGCAGGAGTGCCCTGGGAACTACAAGCTATGCCAAAGCGATGCAGACGGAGGCCGTAAGCGCAAAGGTAGATGATGAGGCTGCGGGCTTGGTCCAATCTCGCGAGCAGGCTCTGGCGACACTGCGGCAGGAACATGCAGTTGGGGTAGTGGTGGCTGTTCGCGGAGAGGTCATTTGGGCTGATATCTTCTCCAACACGGAGTTGCTTGCCCGGTATTGGACCAAGCTGGTGAGGTCTTATGCCGCGGAGGGGTTGGGTAGCGGCGTCTCCCACGGAACGGCGAGCATTGCGGATGCGCAACGTTTTTTGGATGCTCCCTCGCGGGGGAGAGAAGACACTGAGGGCGAGGTCGGAGTGTATCGTTACCGCGAGGTAAAGGCGGGCGGGACGGACTTGTTTGCACTAGAGGTGCTGTTGCCTGGCACCGGGTACGATATACATGTGAGCAAGTTGAAGCTCAAAGGACCGGGATGGAATACACAGCCCTGA
- a CDS encoding RNA polymerase sigma factor: MDTVSSQPGELTISLPSARCPVPSENISSSLPVELVRELWLAASAESCDLTLTELAAALYTIGAKSNHGLPIEVRPNAAQKATFFRALRLPDLALAKACALGREAAWERFLILYRAPITQAAIAITGSPTLGHDLADSLYSELFGITEHNGQRRSPLASYSGRGSLLGWLRTILAQRHIDHHRRTYRETPLDINDVPEPPPTPTPLPAEINRLAQAIANTLETLPSEDRFLLASYFLDEQTLFQIARILHVHEATVSRKIKRLTTSLRKQLLRNLQSGGLSKRAAEEALGADPRDLELNIRTLLQTSHSKPFSNKTSHAEPDQR, from the coding sequence GTGGACACGGTCTCTTCTCAGCCCGGCGAACTCACCATCTCTCTGCCGTCTGCGCGCTGCCCTGTCCCCTCGGAAAACATCTCATCCTCTCTCCCAGTCGAACTCGTCCGGGAGCTTTGGCTCGCTGCCTCTGCAGAATCATGCGACCTTACCCTCACCGAACTCGCTGCCGCACTCTATACCATCGGCGCAAAAAGCAATCATGGCCTACCTATAGAAGTCCGTCCAAACGCTGCTCAGAAGGCCACGTTTTTCCGAGCCCTTCGCTTGCCCGATCTGGCCCTTGCAAAAGCCTGCGCCCTCGGCCGAGAAGCTGCCTGGGAACGTTTTCTTATCCTCTATCGCGCTCCCATAACACAAGCCGCCATTGCCATCACAGGCTCCCCCACTCTTGGCCACGACCTCGCGGATTCCCTGTACTCCGAGCTGTTCGGCATCACCGAGCACAATGGACAGCGCCGCTCACCACTCGCCTCCTACTCAGGTCGCGGATCTCTGCTGGGCTGGCTCCGTACCATCCTGGCCCAGCGCCACATCGACCACCACCGGCGCACCTACCGTGAGACTCCTCTCGATATCAATGACGTCCCTGAGCCACCGCCTACTCCCACACCGCTCCCGGCAGAAATCAACCGGCTTGCGCAGGCAATCGCAAACACGCTGGAAACACTTCCATCCGAAGACCGATTTCTACTCGCCTCGTATTTTCTCGACGAGCAAACCCTGTTCCAGATCGCACGTATCCTCCACGTCCACGAGGCCACAGTCAGTCGTAAAATCAAACGCCTGACCACAAGCCTCCGCAAACAGCTTCTCCGTAACCTCCAGTCAGGAGGTCTCAGCAAACGAGCAGCAGAGGAAGCGCTGGGCGCCGATCCACGCGACCTCGAATTAAACATCCGAACGCTGCTGCAAACTTCTCACTCCAAACCGTTCTCCAATAAGACCAGCCACGCAGAACCGGATCAACGATGA